Proteins from a genomic interval of Pararge aegeria chromosome 26, ilParAegt1.1, whole genome shotgun sequence:
- the LOC120635086 gene encoding uncharacterized protein LOC120635086 isoform X1: protein MLKTGGGRLTPSPPPSPGHDSAAEWLKTMMSTSVDGNEAIYDDDVIVIKPHKDLEPPSNEQILVESPTIIEKLPSNEQILVESPTIIEKIAAKEDFFDNSTPHSSLKRPISTPLKKLAKKQKIIEPDFRPEIHKKKLSVIDELHKLEMEKIKKSIERDEALHEQKMRHNEEKHKLKLIKIQLEIEKLKKNLKVISF from the exons atgttaaaaactgGAGGTGGACGATTGACACCTTCACCACCCCCATCTCCTGGCCATGACAGTGCCGCGGAATGGTTGAAGACTATGATGTCCACATCAGTGGATGGCAATGAAGCAATTTACGATGATGATGTCATAGTGAttaag CCTCATAAGGATCTAGAG ccTCCTAGCAATGAGCAAATCCTTGTAGAAAGTCCCACAATTATTGAGAAG ctTCCTAGCAATGAGCAAATCCTTGTAGAAAGTCCCACAATTATtgagaag ATTGCAGCAAAGGAAGACTTTTTTGACAACAGCACACCACACTCATCATTGAAAAGGCCAATATCAACGCCACTCAAAA aactggctaaaaaacaaaaaataattgaaccGGACTTTAGACCGGAAATACACAAGAAGAAACTATCAGTCATTGATGAGCTCCATAAGTTAGAAATGGAAAAAATTAAGAAGAGTATTGAAAGAGATGAAGCTCTTCATGAGCAAAAAATGCGCCACaatgaagaaaaacataaattgaaattaatcaaaattcagttagaaattgaaaaattaaaaaaaaatctgaaagttATCTCTTTTTGA
- the LOC120635086 gene encoding uncharacterized protein LOC120635086 isoform X2, with translation MLKTGGGRLTPSPPPSPGHDSAAEWLKTMMSTSVDGNEAIYDDDVIVIKPHKDLEPPSNEQILVESPTIIEKIAAKEDFFDNSTPHSSLKRPISTPLKKLAKKQKIIEPDFRPEIHKKKLSVIDELHKLEMEKIKKSIERDEALHEQKMRHNEEKHKLKLIKIQLEIEKLKKNLKVISF, from the exons atgttaaaaactgGAGGTGGACGATTGACACCTTCACCACCCCCATCTCCTGGCCATGACAGTGCCGCGGAATGGTTGAAGACTATGATGTCCACATCAGTGGATGGCAATGAAGCAATTTACGATGATGATGTCATAGTGAttaag CCTCATAAGGATCTAGAG ccTCCTAGCAATGAGCAAATCCTTGTAGAAAGTCCCACAATTATTGAGAAG ATTGCAGCAAAGGAAGACTTTTTTGACAACAGCACACCACACTCATCATTGAAAAGGCCAATATCAACGCCACTCAAAA aactggctaaaaaacaaaaaataattgaaccGGACTTTAGACCGGAAATACACAAGAAGAAACTATCAGTCATTGATGAGCTCCATAAGTTAGAAATGGAAAAAATTAAGAAGAGTATTGAAAGAGATGAAGCTCTTCATGAGCAAAAAATGCGCCACaatgaagaaaaacataaattgaaattaatcaaaattcagttagaaattgaaaaattaaaaaaaaatctgaaagttATCTCTTTTTGA